In Paenibacillus sp. FSL M7-0420, a single genomic region encodes these proteins:
- a CDS encoding extracellular solute-binding protein: MAWTVTACMVVGLLTACERSDSLAERSPVPEGQPGSASLYEEPGLSKYDPAIQLSFVRENNDALEEILKELPGESLEHNRWTELYEEVLGIRVTYDWTEWSSIYSRKLGVSLASGDIPDIVRVNASQLRVLSNAGLIQDLSEVYDKYATPLTRKVLSEEGTGPFETVTLDGKLMAIPETNSSIEGAMFLWIRTDWLERLGLQPPQTMAEVLAISKAFTQQDPDGNGKHDTYGLAATKYLWDPVMGLTGFMAGYGAYPGIWIKDKTGKLVYGGIQPEVKHALQVLQDLYRTGQIDREFAFKDGVKASDWIEHEQVGMMYGEQWGSFLAQSSREHNPQAEWQAFPLVSESGAAPKVPLPFSTNQFLAVKQGVQHPEALIKLINLHLEKNWGATSEVERYYNAPQAVWKLSPVTPFPVQKNLEAFRELETFRRTGDASVLQDEAKTIQKRIAAYEAGGADSETGWGWERTYGPSGAFSILDGYERKSQLLYESFVGAPTETMIEKQNILNNLQIDAFLDIIQGRPLSEFDNFVAQWNKLGGEQITAEVNDWYAEKGGSGK, from the coding sequence ATGGCCTGGACTGTCACAGCATGCATGGTCGTAGGGCTGCTGACCGCTTGTGAGAGGAGCGATAGCCTTGCGGAGCGTTCTCCGGTCCCTGAGGGACAGCCGGGGAGCGCTTCGTTATATGAAGAGCCGGGTCTAAGCAAATATGATCCGGCCATCCAGCTGTCGTTCGTACGTGAGAACAACGATGCGCTGGAAGAAATACTGAAGGAATTGCCGGGAGAGTCGCTGGAGCATAACCGCTGGACCGAGCTGTATGAAGAGGTGCTCGGCATTAGGGTCACCTATGATTGGACGGAGTGGAGTTCCATCTACTCCCGCAAGCTGGGGGTATCTCTGGCCTCCGGGGATATCCCAGATATTGTGCGGGTGAATGCTTCGCAGCTCAGGGTGCTGAGCAATGCAGGGCTGATCCAGGACCTGAGCGAAGTCTATGACAAGTATGCAACCCCGTTAACCCGAAAGGTGCTGAGTGAGGAAGGAACGGGTCCGTTCGAGACGGTTACCCTTGACGGCAAGCTTATGGCGATCCCGGAGACCAATTCGTCCATTGAGGGCGCGATGTTCCTGTGGATTCGGACGGACTGGCTGGAGCGGCTCGGCCTGCAGCCGCCGCAGACGATGGCAGAGGTGCTGGCTATTTCGAAAGCGTTTACGCAGCAAGATCCTGACGGTAACGGCAAGCATGATACCTATGGCCTTGCGGCAACCAAATATCTGTGGGACCCGGTCATGGGACTTACGGGGTTCATGGCCGGTTATGGTGCGTATCCCGGAATCTGGATTAAGGACAAGACCGGCAAGCTGGTCTATGGAGGTATCCAGCCGGAGGTCAAGCATGCCCTGCAGGTGCTTCAGGACTTGTACCGGACAGGGCAGATTGACAGGGAGTTCGCCTTCAAGGACGGGGTCAAGGCCAGCGACTGGATTGAGCATGAGCAGGTCGGCATGATGTACGGGGAGCAGTGGGGCTCCTTCCTCGCGCAGTCCAGCCGTGAGCATAATCCGCAGGCCGAGTGGCAAGCCTTCCCGCTGGTCTCGGAGTCGGGGGCCGCGCCGAAGGTGCCGCTTCCGTTCAGCACTAACCAGTTCCTGGCGGTCAAGCAAGGCGTCCAGCATCCGGAGGCGCTGATTAAGCTGATTAACCTGCATCTGGAGAAGAATTGGGGGGCTACGAGTGAGGTGGAGCGGTACTATAACGCTCCGCAGGCGGTGTGGAAGCTGTCGCCGGTGACACCGTTTCCGGTGCAGAAGAACCTGGAGGCCTTCCGGGAGCTGGAGACCTTCCGGCGCACTGGCGATGCCTCCGTGCTTCAGGATGAAGCGAAGACGATCCAGAAGCGGATTGCCGCTTACGAGGCCGGAGGTGCGGACAGCGAGACAGGCTGGGGCTGGGAGCGGACGTATGGGCCTTCGGGTGCTTTTTCTATCCTGGACGGGTATGAACGTAAATCTCAGCTGCTCTATGAGAGCTTCGTCGGCGCACCTACAGAGACGATGATCGAGAAGCAGAATATTCTAAATAATCTTCAGATTGATGCCTTTCTTGATATCATTCAGGGCAGACCGCTCAGCGAGTTCGATAATTTCGTGGCCCAGTGGAACAAGCTGGGCGGCGAGCAGATTACGGCTGAGGTTAACGACTGGTATGCAGAGAAGGGCGGGAGCGGCAAATGA
- a CDS encoding carbohydrate ABC transporter permease, translating to MHATRLLSLERWKKWIWSFVRLTLIAGLSFVILYPVLQKISTAFKAKSDLYSPIVVWLPENYTLDNFVKAIGIMDYWQALLNTFTLSALTTILTAISCALAGYGFARLKFKGSQLLFAGVILTILVPPITILIPVYLNLKDFSLMGLIPLLTGKSVNLLNTYWPFILTSATANSLKAGLYIFIFRQFFRGIPKEVEEAAYIDGAGVGKTFYRIMLPNAIPSIVTVLLFSFVWQWNDSFFTTTYLTSSKVMATQLGSLPYNLAILLEDGANSKADPFYLSMVQDTGILLAILPLIIIYLFVQRYFVESIERTGIVG from the coding sequence ATGCATGCGACCCGCTTACTGTCGCTCGAACGCTGGAAGAAATGGATATGGTCCTTCGTGCGGCTGACGCTCATTGCAGGCCTGTCGTTCGTGATCCTCTATCCGGTACTCCAGAAGATATCCACGGCCTTCAAGGCCAAGAGCGATCTGTATTCACCGATTGTCGTCTGGCTTCCCGAGAATTACACGCTCGACAATTTCGTCAAAGCGATTGGAATTATGGATTACTGGCAGGCCTTGCTGAATACCTTCACCCTGTCGGCGCTGACTACAATCTTGACCGCCATCTCCTGCGCGCTTGCAGGGTATGGCTTCGCCCGGCTGAAGTTCAAAGGGAGCCAGCTGCTGTTCGCCGGGGTCATATTGACGATCCTGGTTCCGCCGATCACGATTCTGATTCCGGTCTACCTGAATTTGAAGGATTTCAGCCTGATGGGGCTGATTCCACTCCTGACCGGCAAATCGGTGAATCTGCTCAACACCTACTGGCCGTTTATTCTAACCTCTGCTACAGCGAATTCGCTGAAGGCGGGGCTGTACATTTTCATCTTCCGGCAGTTCTTCCGGGGGATTCCCAAAGAGGTGGAGGAAGCGGCTTATATCGACGGGGCCGGGGTAGGCAAGACCTTCTACCGGATTATGCTGCCTAACGCGATACCATCCATTGTTACGGTACTGCTCTTCTCGTTTGTGTGGCAATGGAACGACAGCTTCTTCACCACGACTTATCTGACCTCCAGCAAGGTGATGGCGACCCAGCTCGGCTCGCTGCCGTATAATCTGGCGATTCTGCTGGAGGATGGGGCCAATTCCAAGGCTGATCCGTTCTACCTCAGCATGGTCCAGGATACAGGGATTCTGCTGGCGATCCTGCCGCTGATCATTATCTACCTGTTCGTGCAGCGGTATTTCGTGGAGAGTATTGAGCGTACCGGGATTGTCGGTTAA
- a CDS encoding DUF5696 domain-containing protein: MRKPLIMLLSILFSMSVLAGCSASSSGSQASGHEPNLEVSFTEGSALKSAFTDSGVSGMTGVLENAQLRLFMDEATGGIAVKNLSDGTLWYSNPPDREADAKASGDNKDLLSAQLKLDFYNNLGQVSSVNSYTDSVAHKQMKLELTPEGVKVFYQFGTTAATAEDLPMKMGKERFEEKIMSKMDKTGQRTMKIAYTFDEENGVYTRNDEALKGLQLERTLKGFEKAGYTEEDLQQDIAENNLSQTKPAPRIFQLAIEYALDGDQLVVKVPAADIRYPADYPVNDISLLSFLGAGGSKDSGSILVPDGSGALIHFNNGKTRYPAYKQAVYGVDGTMETTDAYAQQQEVKLPVFGLIREEGAMLGIIEQGASLATINADTSGRLNGYNYVYPSFTLIAKGDLTLTSSDQNRTLPKFQQEPPKTDYVVRYAFLSGAEASYPGMARYYQSYLAEHGGLPEAQPAASAEAPVNTPFYLELVGGITKTKHVLGIPYQSLEALTTFEEAQSILEQMKQRGIDNIKLKYAGWFNRGLDHKVPDRLSVDQAVGGSKGLNRLAAYAKEQDIQLFPDVALLRANQTSGFRINQKASRMLSEIPAAVYPYNMALNRRDRSFTPAYIISPSRVGGYVDATLKDIAPFQTGGISLRDMADQLNSDFRKNQEVDRATSEQISVQSLEKITGQSLRILADGGNAYALPYLSDITDAPVSSSRFKLEDEEIPFYPMVVRGYVNYTGKPFNLSTFTNPRQYILKSLEYGSGLYYEWMYAPNYKVKDTDFDNLYAVHYEQWINQAADMYTEVNAVMKNVHNQRLTGHEKLADGVYKSTYGNGMSVIVNYNKTAVLAEGRTVEAESYITGGEQS; this comes from the coding sequence ATGAGGAAGCCGTTAATCATGCTGCTCTCGATTCTCTTCAGTATGAGTGTGCTGGCCGGCTGTTCGGCGTCGAGCTCAGGCAGCCAGGCCAGCGGGCATGAACCGAATCTTGAAGTGTCCTTTACGGAAGGGAGCGCGCTGAAATCTGCCTTCACCGATAGTGGGGTGAGCGGCATGACAGGGGTGCTCGAGAACGCGCAGCTCCGGCTGTTCATGGATGAAGCTACCGGAGGAATCGCCGTCAAGAATCTGTCGGACGGGACGCTCTGGTACAGCAACCCGCCGGACCGTGAAGCGGATGCCAAGGCCAGCGGGGATAATAAAGACCTGCTGTCCGCGCAGCTCAAGCTGGATTTCTATAACAACCTGGGTCAAGTCAGCTCTGTCAATTCATATACGGACAGCGTGGCCCATAAGCAAATGAAGCTGGAACTGACGCCGGAGGGCGTCAAGGTCTTCTACCAGTTCGGAACGACCGCCGCAACGGCGGAGGATCTGCCGATGAAGATGGGCAAGGAGCGGTTCGAGGAGAAGATCATGAGCAAGATGGATAAGACCGGGCAGCGGACGATGAAAATTGCCTACACCTTCGATGAGGAGAACGGGGTATATACGCGAAACGATGAAGCGCTGAAGGGGCTTCAGCTGGAGCGGACTCTGAAGGGCTTCGAGAAGGCGGGGTACACAGAGGAAGATCTGCAGCAGGACATCGCCGAGAACAACCTCAGCCAGACCAAGCCTGCGCCGCGTATTTTCCAGCTCGCCATTGAATACGCCCTGGACGGGGATCAGCTGGTCGTCAAGGTTCCGGCAGCGGATATCCGCTATCCTGCGGATTATCCGGTGAATGACATCTCTCTGCTGAGCTTCCTGGGTGCCGGTGGGAGCAAGGATTCGGGGTCCATCCTGGTGCCGGACGGCTCAGGAGCGCTGATTCATTTCAATAACGGCAAGACCCGTTATCCCGCATACAAGCAGGCGGTATATGGTGTGGACGGGACGATGGAGACCACAGATGCCTATGCGCAGCAGCAGGAGGTCAAGCTGCCGGTGTTCGGCCTGATCCGGGAGGAAGGTGCAATGCTGGGCATTATTGAACAAGGCGCTTCCTTGGCTACCATCAACGCGGATACCAGCGGCAGATTGAACGGATACAACTACGTGTATCCGAGCTTCACCCTGATTGCCAAGGGAGATCTTACCCTGACGTCAAGCGATCAGAACCGCACCCTGCCGAAATTCCAGCAGGAGCCGCCTAAGACAGATTATGTCGTCCGTTACGCGTTCTTGAGCGGAGCAGAGGCCTCTTATCCGGGCATGGCGCGTTATTACCAGAGCTATCTGGCGGAGCATGGCGGACTGCCTGAGGCACAGCCGGCCGCTTCCGCAGAAGCTCCTGTGAATACGCCGTTCTATCTGGAGCTGGTAGGCGGAATCACGAAGACCAAGCATGTCCTGGGTATTCCATATCAATCGCTGGAGGCATTGACCACCTTCGAAGAGGCCCAGAGCATTCTGGAGCAGATGAAGCAGCGCGGCATTGATAATATCAAGCTGAAATATGCCGGCTGGTTCAACCGGGGCCTCGATCACAAGGTGCCGGACCGGCTGTCTGTGGATCAGGCGGTCGGCGGCAGCAAGGGACTGAACCGGCTGGCTGCATACGCCAAGGAGCAAGACATTCAGCTCTTCCCTGATGTGGCTCTGCTCCGGGCGAACCAGACCTCCGGCTTCCGGATTAACCAGAAGGCTTCCCGGATGCTCAGTGAGATTCCGGCAGCTGTCTATCCGTACAATATGGCCTTGAACCGGCGGGACCGTTCCTTCACCCCGGCCTACATTATTTCGCCAAGCAGGGTCGGCGGATATGTTGATGCCACGCTGAAGGACATCGCACCGTTTCAGACCGGCGGCATCTCGCTCAGGGATATGGCCGATCAATTGAACAGCGATTTCCGCAAGAATCAGGAGGTCGACCGGGCAACGTCCGAGCAGATCTCGGTCCAATCGCTGGAGAAGATCACGGGGCAGTCGCTGCGTATTCTTGCGGATGGCGGCAATGCCTATGCCCTGCCGTACCTCTCTGACATTACGGATGCTCCGGTGTCCAGCAGCAGGTTCAAGCTGGAGGATGAGGAGATTCCGTTCTATCCGATGGTGGTGCGGGGATATGTGAATTACACCGGCAAGCCTTTTAACCTGTCCACGTTCACCAATCCAAGGCAGTATATCCTGAAGAGTCTGGAGTACGGCTCCGGTCTCTATTATGAATGGATGTATGCGCCTAATTACAAGGTGAAGGATACCGACTTCGATAACCTGTATGCGGTCCATTATGAGCAGTGGATCAACCAGGCGGCCGATATGTACACGGAAGTGAACGCAGTGATGAAGAATGTTCATAATCAGCGGCTGACGGGTCATGAGAAGCTGGCAGACGGTGTCTATAAAAGCACTTACGGTAACGGGATGTCTGTCATCGTCAACTACAATAAGACCGCAGTCCTTGCCGAAGGCCGGACGGTTGAGGCCGAAAGCTATATTACGGGTGGTGAGCAATCTTGA
- a CDS encoding endo-1,4-beta-xylanase has translation MRQNNRTSTPARLARSIVFAAALLWLSGCSTSGGDAAPAASPPGNVASSPAASPDGTPAAALAASPEAAAEAPVQQEAPPLAAAYADYFPIGAAVEPDQTEGATAELLRRHVNWLVAENAMKPDAIAPAEGTFTWERADRIVAFAKANGMGLRFHTLVWHSQTPEWFFRDEAGRAMADETDAARREANKKLLLKRLDRYVTAVVGRYKEDISSWDVVNEVIEPNDPDGMRASDWYKLTGTGFIETAFRAARKAGGPELKLYINDYGTDNPEKRDRLYELVKDMLAKGVPIDGVGHQTHINLEYPPVESIIESMEKFHALGLDNQITELDMSLYVYNDLSDVGPVVPEDILQRQAARYGELFAALRDRKELLSGVMFWGISDDHTWLSTFPAERTEAPMLFDRQHQPKPAFQAVTDF, from the coding sequence GTGCGCCAAAATAACAGAACAAGCACTCCGGCCAGACTGGCCCGGAGTATAGTCTTCGCAGCCGCGCTTCTATGGTTATCCGGCTGCTCCACTTCGGGCGGGGATGCAGCTCCGGCTGCTTCCCCGCCAGGGAATGTAGCGTCATCCCCGGCAGCCTCACCCGACGGGACTCCGGCCGCTGCCCTTGCAGCTTCGCCTGAAGCTGCGGCGGAAGCTCCGGTGCAGCAGGAGGCTCCGCCGCTGGCGGCAGCCTATGCGGATTACTTCCCCATAGGCGCTGCGGTGGAGCCGGACCAGACAGAAGGGGCCACGGCAGAGCTGCTGAGGCGGCATGTGAACTGGCTCGTGGCCGAGAATGCCATGAAGCCGGATGCAATTGCACCGGCTGAGGGCACCTTCACCTGGGAACGGGCCGACCGGATCGTCGCCTTCGCCAAGGCGAACGGCATGGGGCTGCGCTTCCACACCCTGGTGTGGCACAGCCAGACGCCGGAGTGGTTCTTCCGGGATGAAGCCGGCCGGGCGATGGCGGATGAGACCGATGCGGCGAGGCGCGAAGCGAACAAGAAGCTGCTGCTGAAGCGTCTGGACCGCTATGTCACTGCCGTGGTCGGCAGGTATAAGGAGGACATCTCCTCCTGGGATGTAGTGAATGAGGTGATTGAGCCGAATGACCCGGATGGCATGCGGGCGAGCGACTGGTACAAGCTTACCGGTACCGGATTCATCGAGACCGCCTTCCGGGCGGCCCGCAAGGCTGGAGGACCGGAGCTTAAGCTGTACATCAATGATTACGGCACAGACAACCCGGAGAAGCGGGACCGGCTCTACGAGCTGGTGAAGGACATGCTGGCGAAGGGAGTGCCGATTGACGGGGTTGGCCACCAGACCCATATTAATCTGGAGTATCCTCCGGTGGAGAGCATTATCGAGTCCATGGAGAAGTTCCATGCTCTGGGCCTGGATAATCAGATCACCGAGCTGGATATGAGCCTGTATGTCTATAACGATCTCAGTGATGTCGGACCCGTGGTTCCCGAAGACATCCTGCAGCGGCAGGCCGCGCGGTACGGCGAGCTATTCGCTGCTCTAAGAGACAGGAAGGAACTGCTAAGCGGGGTCATGTTCTGGGGCATTTCGGATGATCATACCTGGCTGAGCACATTCCCGGCCGAGCGGACCGAGGCCCCGATGCTGTTCGACAGGCAGCATCAGCCCAAACCGGCCTTCCAGGCGGTCACTGATTTCTAA
- a CDS encoding carbohydrate ABC transporter permease, with protein sequence MKSILRLDRRSYNEQKALMGFFYVLPWLLGFIFFFLIPLLSSLRYSLSSVQANSDGLIVHFSGFQNYVEALTVNTEFNRSLADAILNMVINVPLIVIFSLFLAVLLNQKFIGRSLARSIFFLPVILASGVILSLESTSLIQAVNDQNAGAGAIQGLGTFELEGLMLDAGLSEWVVNYLTSAVSRIYSIVSQSGVQILIFLAGIQTISPQLYEASKMEGATGYEAFWKITFPMVSPLILVNSIYTIIDSFSNNAMTDLIRETGFTQFNFGLSSAMAWLYFAAVALILAVSSYLISKKVFYYD encoded by the coding sequence TTGAAATCCATACTTAGACTGGACCGCAGATCCTACAATGAGCAAAAGGCATTAATGGGCTTCTTCTATGTACTGCCCTGGCTGCTGGGGTTCATCTTCTTCTTCCTGATTCCGTTGTTGTCTTCGCTGCGCTACAGCTTAAGCTCGGTGCAGGCCAACTCCGACGGACTGATTGTTCATTTCAGCGGCTTCCAGAATTACGTTGAAGCGCTGACGGTGAATACGGAATTCAACCGCTCGCTGGCCGATGCCATATTGAATATGGTCATCAATGTGCCGCTGATCGTGATCTTCAGCCTGTTCCTGGCGGTGCTGCTGAATCAGAAATTCATTGGCAGATCGCTGGCCCGCTCGATCTTCTTCCTGCCCGTCATTCTGGCCTCCGGGGTTATTCTGAGTCTGGAGAGCACCAGCCTGATTCAGGCGGTTAACGATCAGAATGCCGGAGCGGGAGCGATTCAGGGACTGGGCACCTTCGAGCTGGAGGGGCTGATGCTGGATGCGGGCTTAAGCGAATGGGTAGTGAACTATCTGACCAGCGCCGTGAGCCGCATCTATAGTATTGTGAGCCAGTCCGGCGTACAGATTCTGATTTTCCTGGCCGGCATCCAGACCATCTCGCCGCAGCTGTATGAGGCGTCCAAGATGGAAGGGGCAACCGGCTATGAGGCCTTCTGGAAAATCACTTTTCCGATGGTCAGCCCGCTCATTCTGGTGAATTCTATCTATACGATTATCGATTCCTTCTCGAATAACGCCATGACGGACCTGATCCGGGAGACCGGCTTCACCCAGTTCAACTTCGGTCTAAGCTCTGCGATGGCCTGGCTGTATTTCGCCGCAGTGGCCTTAATTCTGGCTGTCAGCAGCTATCTGATCTCGAAGAAGGTCTTCTACTATGATTAA
- a CDS encoding YIP1 family protein — MNREALQHPLYVMVHPFNGYWDLKYERSQKTSLIISFGILFMLILTNVLGNQYSGFLVNMNNPRYLNSLLEAVYVLVPVLFWCVANWSLTTLMDGEGKFTEIFITTCFALVPIVLINFPWIWISNFISAQESSFYYFFKNFAILWSGLLLYVGIMTVHQFSPSKTIGTILLTLLAMAFMAFLTLLFFSLVQQMIAFVSTIYQEIVLRR, encoded by the coding sequence TTGAACAGAGAAGCGCTGCAACATCCGCTGTATGTGATGGTTCATCCGTTCAACGGATACTGGGACCTCAAATATGAACGCAGTCAAAAAACCAGTCTGATCATCTCCTTCGGTATTCTGTTTATGCTGATTCTGACGAATGTTCTGGGCAATCAATACAGCGGGTTCCTGGTCAATATGAATAATCCCCGGTATCTGAACAGCCTGCTGGAAGCGGTCTATGTGCTGGTTCCTGTTCTGTTCTGGTGTGTGGCGAACTGGTCGCTGACCACGCTGATGGACGGGGAGGGGAAGTTCACGGAGATTTTTATTACCACCTGCTTCGCCCTGGTTCCAATTGTCCTGATTAATTTCCCCTGGATCTGGATCAGTAATTTCATCTCGGCCCAGGAGAGCTCTTTTTATTACTTTTTCAAAAACTTTGCCATTCTCTGGTCGGGATTGCTGCTGTATGTGGGCATTATGACCGTTCATCAGTTCTCCCCGTCCAAAACGATCGGGACGATTCTGCTGACGCTGCTCGCTATGGCCTTCATGGCTTTCCTGACCCTGCTGTTCTTCAGTCTGGTTCAGCAGATGATTGCATTCGTCTCGACCATATACCAAGAAATTGTCTTGAGGAGATAG
- a CDS encoding carbohydrate ABC transporter permease: protein MVQIHNTTEPALQGLAGGPLKESRLAQLWKDIKKSKHYYFMMSPYMIIFFLFTVIPVVVSFGLSFFYFNMLETPRFIGWENYSRLLLGDDVFMIALKNTFLFAVITGPLSYIACFLFAWLINELSPFVRALMTLVFYAPSISGNVFFIWLIVFSGDSYGYLNGFLMKIGVLLEPIQWLQNEKYILAIVIIVQLWLSLGTSFLAFIAGLQTVDQTLFEAGAMDGIRNRWQELWFITLPSMRPQLMFGAVMQITASFAVAEVSIALAGFPSVNYAGHTVVTHLMDYGTLRFEMGYASAIATILFAIMLGTNMMTQKLLRKVGE, encoded by the coding sequence ATGGTACAAATACACAATACCACTGAACCAGCCTTGCAAGGGCTGGCTGGCGGTCCGCTCAAGGAATCCCGCCTGGCGCAATTATGGAAAGATATCAAGAAGAGCAAGCATTATTATTTCATGATGAGTCCCTATATGATCATCTTCTTCCTGTTCACGGTGATCCCGGTGGTCGTCTCCTTCGGGCTGAGCTTCTTCTATTTCAATATGCTGGAGACGCCGAGATTCATAGGCTGGGAGAACTATTCCAGGCTGCTGCTGGGCGATGATGTGTTCATGATCGCACTGAAGAACACCTTTTTGTTCGCTGTCATCACAGGCCCGTTAAGCTATATCGCATGCTTCCTGTTCGCCTGGCTGATCAATGAGCTGTCACCCTTTGTCCGGGCGCTGATGACACTGGTCTTCTATGCGCCCTCGATCTCGGGCAATGTGTTCTTCATCTGGCTGATTGTCTTCTCGGGGGACAGCTATGGTTACCTCAACGGCTTCCTGATGAAGATCGGGGTGCTGCTGGAGCCGATTCAATGGCTGCAGAATGAGAAGTATATTCTCGCCATTGTCATTATCGTCCAGCTCTGGCTGAGTCTCGGCACAAGCTTCCTGGCGTTCATCGCCGGACTTCAGACCGTGGACCAGACGCTGTTCGAGGCGGGGGCGATGGACGGGATCAGGAACCGCTGGCAGGAGCTGTGGTTCATTACCCTGCCGTCCATGCGTCCGCAGCTGATGTTCGGTGCAGTCATGCAGATTACCGCCTCCTTCGCGGTGGCCGAGGTCTCTATTGCGCTTGCGGGCTTCCCGAGCGTTAACTATGCGGGACATACGGTGGTAACCCATCTGATGGATTACGGGACACTGCGCTTTGAGATGGGCTATGCCTCTGCGATTGCCACCATTCTCTTCGCGATTATGCTCGGAACCAATATGATGACCCAGAAGCTGCTTCGAAAGGTGGGTGAATGA
- a CDS encoding carbohydrate ABC transporter permease yields the protein MTLYSRVIGALRPQKRLNRSFAVSFMLFGLLLGFGAFMVLPLIYTVNNAFKPLDELFIFPPRFLVRNPTLENFTDLMVIMGNSWVPFTRYIANTLLITLVGTAGHILLASAAAYPLAKFKFPGSSILFKIVVLSLMFSPHVTAIPNYLVMSQLGWINTQAAIIVPSLAFSLGLFLMKQFMEQIPDALIEAAKIDGANEYRVFWQIVMPNVKPAWLTLMILQFPALWGTDGGSFIYSENLKTLHYALSQVIQGGIARAGVGAAVALLLMTVPILLFIISQSSVIQTMATSGMKE from the coding sequence ATGACCCTGTATTCAAGAGTGATAGGGGCCCTTCGCCCTCAAAAAAGACTGAACCGTTCCTTTGCTGTCAGCTTTATGCTCTTCGGCCTGCTGCTGGGCTTCGGCGCGTTCATGGTTCTTCCGCTGATCTACACGGTGAACAATGCCTTCAAGCCGCTGGATGAGCTGTTCATCTTCCCGCCGAGATTCCTGGTGCGGAACCCGACGCTGGAGAACTTCACCGATCTGATGGTGATCATGGGCAATTCCTGGGTGCCGTTCACCAGATACATTGCGAATACACTGCTGATTACACTGGTAGGAACCGCAGGACATATCCTGCTGGCGTCAGCAGCGGCGTATCCGCTGGCCAAGTTCAAATTTCCGGGCTCCAGCATTCTGTTCAAAATTGTAGTGCTGTCCCTGATGTTCTCGCCGCATGTTACGGCGATCCCCAACTATCTGGTCATGTCGCAGCTGGGGTGGATCAATACCCAGGCGGCGATTATCGTGCCGTCACTGGCCTTTTCACTAGGTTTGTTCCTGATGAAGCAGTTCATGGAGCAGATCCCGGATGCGCTGATTGAGGCGGCCAAAATCGACGGTGCGAACGAGTACCGCGTGTTCTGGCAAATCGTAATGCCGAATGTGAAGCCGGCCTGGCTGACGCTGATGATCCTGCAATTTCCGGCGCTGTGGGGCACAGATGGAGGGAGCTTCATCTACAGTGAGAACCTGAAGACGCTTCACTACGCGCTCAGCCAGGTCATCCAGGGCGGGATTGCGCGTGCCGGGGTCGGAGCGGCCGTCGCGCTGCTGCTGATGACTGTGCCGATTCTGTTGTTCATTATTTCACAGAGCAGTGTCATCCAGACGATGGCCACATCCGGTATGAAAGAGTAG